One Osmerus eperlanus chromosome 2, fOsmEpe2.1, whole genome shotgun sequence genomic window, ACACGTATGACTTGCAATGTTCTACAAACTATTAAAATGGGAAAATGAAAACTTCACAGTTGTAATCTGTATTTTTTCACGACTAATCACGACTTGTATGATAAACCACTGATAGCTAAAACACTACTGAAGGTGGATAGTTGGGCTTAACCCCAAAATAATCGTGCTGCCAAACTGATGTCCTGTAatgcatttttatttaaaaGCGACATTTCAATAGTATGTATAGAAAGCtcagcagaaaatcaaggatttGAAGTGTATAGTTTAATACGTAATCTATTAATAAAGTAATGTTATGAGGGGCATCGTTTCAATAAAATCAACATTAATACATTTGGTGCAAAAACCACTTCACAACAAATAATTGTTTCCGAGATCAAAGGTTACTGTACCGGAAACGCGTGTTTTTCCTGCGCTGAATTTGCGCTAGTCTGGTAAAAGATTTTCAATGAGTGTGGAAGGACAGCAACCGTCCTTATGTTTTGTAAATCTGTGAATTGAATTTTCTCTTGCAAGTCTGACAACCATGTGCTTTACCTGAATAGTCGCACGAGCCAGTCGTACAATTGCATGTATTTCATACCCTATATCTGATGAGTGTGAAAGTTTGTCACTTGTTCTGACAACGCACGCATCGTTTCACAGGTTTACAGTAGGTTATAAATATGGACGAATCTGTTCAACTCGTTGGAAACGAGACGGAAACGGAGAGGAAGCGAAAGTCAGTAGCTCAGATAGACTACAAACAAGAAGAGATCAAAAGACAGAAGCACATGAAGACAGTAGCTGTCTTGGGCGAGGAAGACGCATCTGTAAAACTATTAGAAGATCTTGTTTTCGGAGCAGAAGATGACCTTGTGGAAAGACTCGCGGAGGTAGGCAATTTCAATCCCACTTTCGCAAGTTTGAATAGGCTGGctactgctagctagctagttagcgagCCAGCGTGTGTTATCGTCCATAAACAACCTTCCTCTGTTGTCAAGCAGGAGAGGGGCAACGAGGGCTCCACTCTTCTGGACGACGAAGAATCCAGCGATTCCGATGAAGAAAACGAGTCAAGGTTGCGGCTCCCGCCGGTGAAGAAAGCCGTttgggaggatgaggatgatcaGGCGGAAGAAGAGTGAGTTGATCACTTAGGCCAGTGGATCTCAACCGTGGTCCCTCAGGGACCCCCTAtcatgcatgttttagatgtttctaaACGTATTAAGCTCAACAGAAGCCTGTTAACGACTCATTcatttggagcagggaaacatctaaaacatgtagGTCTGTGTCCACAGGGTGTCTCCGATGAACCACTGCCCTGGGCTAGACCCTGCAAACGATTATTATTCTTTCAGTGAACCACACTCTGCTTTAGGCTACTTCTGTACCTTTGACCACGATGTAATGTCTCTGGGGTCCAAGCTAGATACGTTTTTGTCGTCTTGTTTGGTTTTCCAGAGTGGACATGACACACAGGTTTCGTAGAGACCTCACGAAAGGCTCGGCGGAAGCCAAGATGTCGAAACAAAAGTTACAGCTGAGAATGAAGGAACAGTAAGTACACATCATATAATAAGAATAACCAGCAATAATGTATTGATTTAGCAGACGTGTGAGACAGTAGGCTACTATGGGGATTTGAGCCTGTGTTCCAAGAGCTCTAACCACCAAGCTGTATCCTCCCCCTGTTAACCTGAAACCCTTTAACGTGATGTCCTCAGGTTCCAGAAGGCCATGGGAGGAGCTCCATCCTGGGCAGAGACCAAAGTGAAGAAGAAAAGCAGGAGAAAAGGTAACGTCTGCATCACAGCCGGACCTCCAGCCCGTCTCCAACAACACTGTCTACGTATGGTCGGTACTCGTGGTTTGACCTGCGACAGCTGCTAACATTGACCTTGTGTCCCTAAGCTGACGATGATGACGACGAAGACGagaaggaggatgatgatgatgaccttCTGAGGAAGACGGGGAACTTTGTGGGGTCTTCTGAGAGTCTGCCTAAAGGAATCATCCGGGTCAGTGCAGAGCTGCAGCTTCAGGGCTCATCCACTCAGGCTCATCCACTCAGGCTCATCCACTCAGGCTAGGAACATTCAGGCTCATCCACTCAGGCTCATCCACTCAGGCTCATCCACTCAGGCTCATCCACTCAGGCTCATCCACTCAGGCTCATCCACTCAGGCTCATCCACTCAGGCTCATCCACTCAGGCTAGGAACACTCAGGCTCATCCACTCAGGCTAGGAACATTCAGGCTCATCCACTCAGGCTCATCCACTCAGGCTAGGAACATTCAGGCTCATCCACTCAGGCTCATCCACTCAGGCTAGGAACATTCAGGCTCATCCACTCAGGCTAGGAACATTCAGGCTAGGAACATTCAGGCTAGGAACATTCAGGCTAGGAACATTCAGGCTAGGAACATTCAGGCTAGGAACATTCAGGCTAGGAACATTCAGGCTAGGAACATTCAGGCTAGGAACATTCAGGCTAGGAACATTCAGGCTAGGAACATTCAGGCTAGGAACATTCAGGCTAGGAACATTCAGGCTAGGAACATTCAGGCTAGGAACATTCAGGCTAGGAACATTCAGGCTAGGAACATTCAGGCTAGGAACATTCAGGCTAGGAACATTCAGGCTAGGAACATTCAGGCTAGGAACATTCAGGCTAGGAACATTCAGGCTAGGAACATTCAGGCTAGGAACATTCAGGGCTCATCCACTCAGGCTAGGAACATTGAGGCTAGGAACATTGAGGCTAGGAACATTGAGGCTAGGAACATTCAGGCTAGGAACATTCAGGCTAGGAACATTCAGGCTAGGAACATTCAGGGCTCATCCACTCAGGCTAGGAACATTGAGGCTAGGAACATTGAGGCTAGGAACATTGAGGCTAGGAACATTGAGGCTAGGAACATTGAGGCTAGGAACATTGAGGCTAGGAACATTGAGGCTAGGAACATTGAGGCTAGGAACATTGAGGCTAGGAACATTCAGGCTAGGAACATTCAGGCTAGGAACATTCAGGCTAGGAACATTGAGGCTAGGAACATTCAGGGCTCATCCACTCAGGCTAGGAACATTGAGGCTAGGAACATTGAGGCTAGGAACATTGAGGCTAGGAACATTGAGGCTAGGAACATTGAGGCTAGGAACATTGAGGCTAGGAACATTGAGGCTAGGAACATTCAGGCTAGGAACATTCAGGCTAGGAACATTCAGGCTAGGAACATTCACCTTTGGGTTTGTTGGCCATTTGTAAAAAGTACAGGTATATTGGAACTGTTAAGTCCTGCTCCTCTCGACAATACCTATCCGTACATTATATACCTGTATATCAAGGTAAAACCTGTGTAGGGTAATAGCTCAGTATATTATACGTGTACAAACTAGCTTTCTAATAGGGTGAACCGCCTACCTCTTATCTAACTGGTGAGCCCAACTTATACATGGAAGTATTTGGACATCGCATGAAAGTGATTGGTCTGAGAGATGAGTCCAGTTGGCATGATTCTGTGTCGCTGACGTGACCTGCCTTCCAGATGAAGAAGTGTCTCCATGCCAATAACGCCCGCCCCTCAGACGGTCAACTGACCACGGTCCAGTTCCACCCCTCCGCCCAGGTCGTCATGACCGCAgggatggaccggtccatctctcttttccagGTACGTAGTGAACATACATCTGTGGATGGACAAACTGCTTTTAATCGATTAACTGCCATTTATTTATTGTCTCGTGCAATACTTTTAGATGCTATTTCTGTGTTTAATATTATCTTGTGTGTTGAATGTTATTTATTATTAGATAAGAcctttgtttttcttttgaTGCCGTTTCTTAGTATAACGCACCAACTGGAGTAGTGCTCCTAAGTTGGTTGTGTGCAGGGCTGTACAATGACAGAGTCTTTCCATTTGAATGGAGGTGGATGGGAAGAGCAACCCGAAGATCCAGAGTATCCACCTGGAGAGGTTCCCGGTGCACAAGGCCCGCTTCAGCGTGGACGGGGAGCAGGTGGTGGCCACCAGCTTCAGGAACAAGCTCTTCTACCTGTACGACATGATGGAGGGCAAGGTTGTCCCTGTTCACTCTGTCAGAggtgagagggcaggggagagggaagggaggtgttggcggggaggagagggaggtggaagaggggcgaggagagggaggtggaagaggagagggaggggaggagagggaggtggaagaggggaaaggagagggagctggaagaggggagaggagagggaggtggaagaggggagaggagagggagctgggagaggagagggagctgggagaggagagggagctggaagaggggagaggagagggaggtggaagaggggagaggagagggagctggaagaggggagaggagagggaggtggaagaggggaaaggagagggaggtggaagaggagagggaggggaggaggtagaagAGAAGGTCGTCCCCATAAGTACTTGTATTTTTCCAGCTTCGTCTTGTCCTTAATACACCAGCTTAAGAGAACTGGATCCAACCAGTCTTGTTCTTAGTACACCAGCCTAAGAGAACTGGATCCAACCAGTCTTGTTCCAGCTCCTCTGTTGTCCTTCACCAGGTCTGAATGAGCAGAGGGTGAAGGAGTTCGAGGTGTCCCCTGATGGagattctctcctcctcaccggcACGTCTGGGTACCTGCACGTCTTAACCTTGAAGGTAGGTTCCGGAAAGGCCTGCTCACACGATGTCCAACAAACACCCGATATGCTGCTGTTGGCTTTTGGGTTTAGAGAACTCGTCTTCACACAGCCTCAACAGACACCAACAGCCATGTCACACCAACCCAACAGACACCAACAGCCATATCACACCAACCCAACACAACCCAACAGCCATATCACACCAACCCAACACAACCCAACAGCCATATCACACCAACCCAACAGCCATATCACACCAACCCAACACAACCCAACAGCCATGTCACACCAACCCAACAGACACCAACAGCCATATCACACCAACACAACCCAACAGCCATGTCACACCAACCCAACACAACCCAACAGCCATATCACACCAACCCAACACAACCCAACAGCTATATCACACCAACCCAACACAACCCAACAGCCATATCACACCAAACCAACACAACCCAACAGCCATGTCACACCAACCCAACACAACCCAACAGCCATATCACACCAAACCAACACAACCCAACAGCCATATCACACCAAACCAACACAACCCAACAGCCATATCACACCAAACCAACACAACCCAACAGCCATGTCACACCAACCCAACACAACCCAACAGCCATGTCACACCAACCCAACACAACCCAACAGCCATATCACACCAAACCAACACAACCCAACAGCCATATCACACCAAACCAACACAACCCAAcagttgatgtgtgtttgtgaactaGTCTTAAAACCTTTCGATCTTACCTCAGATAGAAAAGTGAAATTACACTCCATCAGTGAAGTATTTCCATATTTTGAAGACTTGTCAcaaattggcaacactgtttaacCGATAATATTTCCCGGTAATGTTACATGGTTAATAATGAGCGTCCCTGTTTCAGACCAAGGAGGTGGTGAGGAGCATGAAGATTAACGGCGAGGTCAGCGGAGTGGCGTACTCTCACGACGGCAGCAAGGTCTTCGCCAGCTCTGGTGGGTCACGATATGGGACTGTTCAGAAAACTGACCTCAGTACAAGAGCGTAGGTCTGTTTGGAAATGTGGGGGGCGGCATTTTTAATAACTGAGGATGCGGCCATTGAATAAAATATTCCTGATAAAAGGGGGTTTGGCCAATTTTGTAGTTTTCAAAAAGTGAGAGTAGCTATAAAGTGAGAATAGATATTGAGATTGTATAGTGAGAGTAGATGTTTGTCTCTCAGAAAGTGAGAGTAGATATGTGTGCCCCCATGTATCATGAAACCACCTCCGCCATGGAGACAGGTGAACAGGGTGATGCTagtttgggagggggggtgttgagGCCTGATGACTCACTGGGGGGctgtgttgacgtgtgtgtgtagaggaaggagaggtgtaCGTGTGGgacagcaggagcagcaggtGTCTGGGGAGGTTCACGGACGAAGGCTGCATCAGAGGGACCTCCATGACTGCCTCGCCCAACGGACACTACCTGGCCTGCGGGTGAGAGGGACTgttctgggagggagggactctgagagggatggatgtaggaAGTATAGATAAAGGTAGATGtagaaagatatatatatatatatatatgtgtagaTTGctggagcgggagagagagatggataaataTGCCAAATTTAGACATAGAAAGATATACAGAGAAAGAAACATAGATAGTATCTATTGATTCCATCTATATTTCTCTATCACCACTGACTGACTTTTTCCAATCCATCCATtcctctctgcttccctccTACAGCTCCCAGTCTGGCGTGGTGAACATCTACTCTCAGGAGGCGTGTCTAAGAGAGACCAATCCCAAGCCTCTGAAGGCCGTCATGAACCTGGTGAACTCGGCGACCTCGCTGTGCTTCAACCCGACCTCCGAGATCCTCGCCATCGCCTCCCGCTTTGACAACGAGGCCGTTCGATTGGTCCGTCACATTGCGACGTCACTTCGGCTTTAAGCGATATCTGATATAATAAAACGATATCCGATATAATAAAACGATATCCGATATAATAAAACGATATCCGATATAATTAAGCGATAGTCACACATATTCTGTCATAGAAACGGCACATTGTCTGGTGAGGCTGGGGTGTacatctctctgactgtctgtctttgCAACCACAGGTCCATCTCCCGAGCTACACCGTGTTCTCCAACTTCCCCCTGTTCCACAGGAAGACCCTGTACCACGCCCACAGTCTGGCCTTCTCCCCGCACAGCGGCTTCTTCTCTCTGGCAAACAACAAGGGCTACGCCCCTCTCTTCAGGTCAGTGGGGGGTCACACGgagaccaggaccaggcctcGGAGATGCTCGTGGTTTCTAACCGTCTGCTTTTGTCTCGAGCAGGTTGTTGCATTACAAAAACTTTTGAAGAGGGACATCCGTGACCAGGAGGAGCTGCAAGAACCTTTCGGTTTACACCCCTTCGTGGGAGGGAGGTTTGGAGAAGGGGATTGCTTGCTACATCAACGGAACATATTGGTTGATATTCTCCTATACTTTTATTTTGCCTTTTCTGTGTCCGATGTTTAGAAAACACAACTTGTATATAGGTATGTGTGGAAGATGCAATAAATAATATCCTCTACTTTGTACGTGTCGGTCATTTAATATTGTCTACTGTGTGTTTTTTGCTTCACACGCCTCTCTGGGCTAAAGACCTGCCTTAACCTCGTACCTGGCTTCGATGACACCTTCATTTCCCCGCTGGGGATTAAAGTCATCTAACCCCATTTACCTTCAAACAAAACTCAGTCCAGGTGTTCATAATGGCAGGCCTTGTGTTGCTGGGGAACAACTACCATGTGTTAAGTAGTTGTTCCCCAGCAACACGAGGCTGTGGCTCTGGGTGTATTATGACCATGTCATTCTGGAAAGGCAGCATTCTGACAGGCCAGCGaacactcccccctccatctccatgtGCTGGTGCCAGGTGACAATGTTCTACTTCTGTTTAGCATGCACGACTCCTCAAAAGGTTGATTTAGGGGTGTCTCAAAGAGGCtaagttttcaaatgtgggtgggacagcttttttaTGAACTTGGGATGCGGCCGTTGGATAACATTTTCAGAATAAAAAGTTGTGTGGGCAGGGCAGATTTGCTGtttctgtttttattttttacgggTAAACCATTTCCCTCCcatgtataatgaaacctacGCCCCAGGTAGACAAATACTGTACATTGGTCCTTTTTAATTTCCACATTAGCCTGTACTAATTTCCCTGTATTTGGGAGTGTCAACCAGGGCcttgtctccacacacacacatgacagagATCCACCAAGTCACCCGACCCGCTTTTCATGCAGTCAActcccctttcacacacacacagacacacactcgctcacgcaCCCCGCACATGCACACCTGGGCCTAGGTGAACCGAGAGACGGGAGGAGTTCAGTGAGGGGAATCTGACTTCACAACACTAGTGAGCGGAGACACAAGGAAACACGAGCAGGTATGTTGATTGCTTTAATTCCGAATATAATAAAAAGGTGAATGCTTTGTTATTGAAAGGGAGCTGTCTGTTACGTACAGGTTCAGAGAGACACAGTGTGCAGTCATCTCAGAATCTATATATTGTAAACAGGGTTGACTAGTATACCGACAAGGATacagatttttttggggggggggattcctaTTCTGTTAATGATCTTGCAAGGTGGGGGAAGTGCTTgtagcaggggggaggacagcgGTAGGTAAGCAGGCTCGGACCAACCAGGACAGACACCGTCACGATGTGTGCACGCTCAGGAACGAGGGACAGTCCCCAGACCAACCAGCAGCGCTATGCTAATTCTTGTCATTGCTTTAGCTTTGTTTTACTTCCATTAGGCTGAAAACTGGAGTGAACAGGTTTGACAGGCCAGAAGGAGCTTCAGAAGGAGCTTCACTATTAATAAATCATCTTGGTTCATCAGCAGTGTTCTCACTGGAAATCTCTGTGGTGACTCAATAAAGCTGTAATGGTCTTGATTCAGTGGGATCAGTGCTTGGTCTGTAAATCTGGATTAGACTGTACCAGGCTTTTATTAATTCTATATCAAGATCTATTTAATGCAAATATTTTGCAGCAACAGTCACACTAAATgatgatttaaaatgttttagtgaaTGGTTGGGAATATAGTTACATTATGTTGATGTTTTCATACTGTTATGAGACAGAGAAATTGTGTTCTTTAAtactacagtagcctacaattcAAATGTGTTCGTGATAATCTACAGAGAATAATATTTCGTGTGGTTGATGGATGTAAACAACCGTCCAAGACCTGTCCACGTTTACGAAAGCAGGACAACAATTTCAGATAGTTCTGGCAGCTGGATGTGAGTTGAAGGTTGTCCGCAGGTCTCACAGGTCTGAGTGAGCTAATATGCTGGCGTCAACAGACGCTATTGTGCAAGGTCGCGTCACTAGCAAACCTGTATAATCTTCCATTCGGTGATGGAGTGTCACGGCTATTGTTGCTGTCCTCACAGGGCAGTTACAAAAGCACACAGCATTCCAATAAGGAGGCCTGTACACAAacacgggggagagagggtggattaGAGAACTGATGGAATGTAGCAGGGCCAGCCATGTGCTGACTGGAGGTGTAGCATTCGGTAAACAGTCCATTCGTGTAGACTGAATCAAGGGTGTTCGCCCATCGGCCTGAATTAGTCCTGATCGTGTTCAGGTGGTTGACCACACCCCATTTTTCTGTGCATACCAGGAGCAACACGCCCGCTGTCAACAATGTGTCATTTTCTCAGAAGTTAGCTGGAAACgcatttcaaacagattaaaaaCTATTTCAATATTCAGGTGGGTCCAACTGATAGtcacatttacagttttttagGATAGGCTACAGGATTTGGTTGATTGTGCTGTGTCTAACAGCTGATTGCTTGTAGGCCTACAACAAACTTGACTGTCTTTCCTTCGTCAGTTATTTTGATGTTCCTCAAGTAAACAAACTATTGACTGATAGTGTTCAGAAATAGCCTAAGCTTGAACTTTGTGGGAATGCTTCAGGTGTTGGTGACATGTTCTCTGTCAATCTCTCTCAGATCCCACTGCCGCGGAGACCATGATGGCTTCTTCTAGTGCCCAGGAGTTGTTCACAGAGCAGGAGCTGACCTGCTCTATCTGCCTGGACCTGTTCAGTGATCCTGTGTCCACTCCGTGCGGGCACAACTTCTGCCAGGGCTGCATCGGAGGCTACTGGGCCTCCAGCCCCGTGTGTACATGTCCGCTGTGCAAGCACCAGTTCTCGGAGCGGCCGCAACTTAGCATCAACCGAGTGTTCTCGCACATCGCCGACAAATTCAAAGAGACCCGTTACGGTGCGGCAGGAATGACGCTGTTGCCTATGTCTACGGTTCTCCCCGGATCCAGCAGCAACCCCttcctggaggaggtggtggtgtgtgacGTGTGCACGGGGAAGAAGCAGGTGGCAGTGAGCTCTTGCCTGACGTGCACGGCGTCCTACTGTGAGGAACACCTTCAGCCGCACCGGACCATGGCGTTCTACGCCAGCCACCAGCTCCTGGACCCCATGGAGGCGCTGCGCGGACgcacctgccccctccaccaccgGCTGCTGGAGGTGTTCTGCCGGACTGACCAAGCGTGTATCTGCGCCATCTGCGTCCTGCATGAGCATCGCACGCACAACACCGTCTCCGTTCAGACGGAGAGGATCGTTAAGCAGGTGAAGGGGCGGGGCAGGCGGGGGCGGGGCGGAAAGCGGGCGGTGTTTTAAACGCTTTTGGGGGAATGGTATtttaggtgcgtgtgtgtgttcagtggaaGGGACATTAGAAAAGGTACCAATGGTGAGAATGTTAACAATtttcccccgcccctccccattAAGAGCGGTGGGAACGCTAACTATTTATGTGATTTACACAACCAGTGAAGATCATATCATTGAACAGCAACTATTCTTAATTCCATAAACTAAGCAGATGAAAAATATATTATGGCTCCAGGTGACATCTCTGCTGTCAGAGCAGATCCTCTCCAGGTTGGCGTGCAGATGACAGTAGTATCTAGGGCAGTTCAGGTTTCTTCAGTCTTATAGGGGTCAGATTAGACCCAGAGTTTCCTCATCAGACTTGTGTTTTACTGTTCATCAGAAGGATTGACCATGGTAGCTCTCCAGATGGGGTGTGtactggggggggtgggggtacaggTGGGTTttgtactggggggggggggggggtgtacaggtggggtgtgtactggggggggtacaggtggggtgtgtaCTGGGGGGGGTACAGGTGGGGGGGTACAGGTGGGGTttgtactgggggggggggggggtgtacaggtggggtgtgtactgggggggtgtgtactggggggggggggtgtgtacaggtggggtgtgtactgggggggtgtgtactgggggggggggtgtacaggtggggtgtgtactggggggggggtgtacaggtggggtgtgtactggggggggggtacaggtggggtgtgtactggggggggggtgtacaggtggggtgtgtactgggggggggggtacaggtggggtgtgtactggggggggggtgtacaggtggggtgtgtactgggggggggggtacaggtggggtgtgtactggggggtgtgtactggggggggggtacaggtggggtgtgtactgggggggggggtacaggtggggtgtgtactggggggggggtgtacaggtggggtgtgtactgggggggggggtacaggtggggtgtgtactggggggtgtgtactggggggggggtacaggtggggtgtgtactggggggggggtacaggtggggtgtgtactggggggtgtgtactggggggggtgtactgggggggggggggtacaggtggggtgtgtactggggggtgtgtactggggggggtgtacaggtggggtgtgtactggggggggggtacaggtggggtgtgtactggggggtgtgtactggggggggggggt contains:
- the utp18 gene encoding U3 small nucleolar RNA-associated protein 18 homolog, with the protein product MDESVQLVGNETETERKRKSVAQIDYKQEEIKRQKHMKTVAVLGEEDASVKLLEDLVFGAEDDLVERLAEERGNEGSTLLDDEESSDSDEENESRLRLPPVKKAVWEDEDDQAEEEVDMTHRFRRDLTKGSAEAKMSKQKLQLRMKEQFQKAMGGAPSWAETKVKKKSRRKADDDDDEDEKEDDDDDLLRKTGNFVGSSESLPKGIIRMKKCLHANNARPSDGQLTTVQFHPSAQVVMTAGMDRSISLFQVDGKSNPKIQSIHLERFPVHKARFSVDGEQVVATSFRNKLFYLYDMMEGKVVPVHSVRGLNEQRVKEFEVSPDGDSLLLTGTSGYLHVLTLKTKEVVRSMKINGEVSGVAYSHDGSKVFASSEEGEVYVWDSRSSRCLGRFTDEGCIRGTSMTASPNGHYLACGSQSGVVNIYSQEACLRETNPKPLKAVMNLVNSATSLCFNPTSEILAIASRFDNEAVRLVHLPSYTVFSNFPLFHRKTLYHAHSLAFSPHSGFFSLANNKGYAPLFRLLHYKNF